cctctctggatggacacttgggctgcttccgttaTGTGGCTGttgaaaataatgctgaaataaacacaggggtgcatgcatccctttgaattagcgtttttttcttttttcttttttgggggtggggggtaaataTCCAGTGGTGCAATTATTGTGgattgtggggtagttctatttttaattttctgaggaatctccatactgtatCCCAcggtggccgcaccagtttgcgttcATACCAAcggtgcatgagggttcccttttttccacagcTCCTGAATTCTTAATAATTTGATTAGGCTTGGAAGAAGTGATCTCTGAAGTttcttttacttgaaaaaaacTCTGGTCACCGGGTTCTGGAAAAATGTCCTAGCTTCTGTATACACAGTTTTggtcaggagggagggagagaatccattCTATTCCAGACAGGCTACTGAGAACCTAACCTGGTAATATGATGAACGGTTTCCTGCTTCCAGTTTGGAATCGTGAGAAATTAGACTTCACAACTAGACTCCTGAAACTCCGTATCACACACACCGTAACGGTGACTTCAGTATTGTGTCAGTATCCGGCACAATTTTAAGCTCTACGATTTGTTAACAaaattgtatttgtgtgtgtgtgtgtgtgtggctgaaCAGAGAAAAGAATCGAAGCCCCACGTGAGCACTCTTGGTTCACATACGTGTCCTCGCTGCACAGCATGTTGTCTGGTATGTGCCAGGTGCTccaaaaatgtttgttgagtgaatgagcgAAGTGGATTCCTATCCAGCACAGCTTTCTAAGCGGGAAAAGAGCGCTCTGTCTGGTTGGTCACACTCTCTCACGTTGTAGGTGATAAGAGAAATCACTTGCACAGTAAGAGTTGAGCATAACGTGGCTAGTTTTTGCCCTTACGCCCATGCTTCTGCTTCCCTGTGCTTTCTAGGTCCCAAAGAGGACGAGAAGCCTTCGGCCTCAACAGCTGAGCAGACCGCCGTTCTTCAGGAAGCGGTTAGTCAGGATGTGCTTCCAGAACCGGTAGTCTCCCCCACTGCCTGCGCGCCCCACGCGGAACCCGAGGAGAAGCCAGAAGCAGCGAACTGTGAGGCGAACGatttggaggaagaggaggaggaggaagaagatgaagatgatgagctggaagaagagggggaggaagaagctgACACGCCAAATGAAAGTTCTGTGAAAGAGCCGGAAATTCGGTGTGACGAGAAGCCTGAAGATTTGTTAGAGGAACCAAAAAATGTTTCGAAAGACGCTCTCGAAGGCTCTCCAGGGCTGACGCCTGTCAGCAGAACTCCTAAAACTAAGGAAGAGGCCAATGGTGATATGTTTGAAACGTTTATGTTTCCGTGTCAGCATTGTGAAAGGAAGTTTACAACCAAGCAGGGGCTTGAACGCCACATGCACATCCACATATCCACCGTCAATCACGCCTTCAAGTGCAAGTACTGCGGGAAGGCGTTCGGCACCCAGATCAACAGGCGGAGGCACGAGCGGCGCCACGAGGCGGGGCTGAAGCGCAAGCCCGGCCTCACGCTCCAGCCGTCGGAAGACCCGGCTGATGGCAGATCGTCCGGAGACAGCGTGGCTCCAAAGGACGACTCGACTCCTTCCGGTCTCGGGCAAGACTCTCTGCTCTTGCGTTCAGAGAAGGCTCCGCAAGAAAATGTCGGTTCTTCTGTTGCAGAAGAGAATGGGGAAGTGAAGGAGCTTCATCCGTGCAAATACTGTAAGAAGGTCTTCGGGACACATACCAACATGAGGCGGCATCAGCGCAGAGTCCACGAACGCCATCTGATTCCCAAGGGCGTGCGGCGGAAAGGGGGCCTCCTGGAGGAGCCGCACCCCCCCGCGGAGCAGGCCCCGCCCGCCCAGAGTGTCTAcgtgcccagcacggagcccgaggaGGACGGGGAGGCCGACGACGTGTACATCATGGACATCTCCAGCAACATCTCTGAAAACTTAAATTTCTACATCGATGGCAAAATTCAGACCAGCAGCAGCACGAGTAACTGTGACGTGATTGAGATGGAGTCCGGTTCGGCCGACTTGTACGGCATCAATTGCCTGCTTACTCCGGTCACGGTGGAAATCACTCAGAATGTAAAGGCCACACAGGCCCCCGTAGCCGACGATCTTCCTAAAGAGCCTTCCAGCGGCACGAACAGTGAGTCCAAGAAACGGAGAACGGCGAGTCCTCCCGTGCTCCCTAAAATCAAAGCCGAGACGGAGTCTGAGCCCTCGGTGCCCGCGTGTTCCTTACTGCCTCTCAGCATATCAACTTCGGAGGCGGTGTCTTTCCACAAAGAGAAGAGTGTGTACCTGTCGTCGAAGCTCAAACAACTGCTTCAGACCAAGGACAAACTAACGCCTCCTGCGGGCATTTCGGCCACGGAAATACCGAAGTTAGGTCCCGTTTGCGTGTCTGCTCCCGCGTCGATGCTGCCCGTGACCTCGAGTAGGTTTAAGCGGCGGACCAGCTCTCCCCCCAGTTCCCCACAACACAGTCCTGCCCTCCGAGACTTTGGAAAGCAAAGTGATGGCAAAGCGGTGTGGACCGATGCCGTTCTGGGTTCCAAAAAACCCAAATTAGAAAGTCATAGCAACTCACCAGCGTGGAGTTTgtctgggagagaggagagagaaacggTGAGCCCGCCAGGCTTTGATGAATACAAAGTGTCTAAGGAGTGGGCAGCCGGTCCTACTTTCAGCAATGTGTGCAACCAACAGCCGCTGGACTTATCCAGTGGTGTCAAACAGAAGGCCGAGGGCACAGGCAAGACCCCGGTCCATTGGGAATCTGTATTAGACCTCAGTGTGCATAAGAAGCCTTGTAGTGACTCTGAAGGCAAGGAGTCGAAAGAAAACCATCTGGTGCAGCCAGCCTGCAGtgtcataaagaaaaagaagccaaccACCCGCATGCTGCAGAAGGTTCTTCTCAACGAGTACAATGGCGTCGATTTACCCGCAGAGAATGCTGCAGACGTGACCCGGAGCCCGAGTCCTTGTCAATCCCTGGATCCCCAGCCAGACTCTGGCCTCGGCCCTGACGCTGGTTTATCGGCCCCTGTGGTCGAGTCCCCACCTGATGTCTCTCCTTCCTCGCCTGCCCTGCAGACATCTTCCCTTTCTGCCGGGCAGCTGCCTCCTCTCTTGATCCCAACGCATCCCTCTTCCCCCCCGGCCTGTCCTCCTGTGTTGACTGTTGCCACGCCACCCCCTCCACTCCTTCCTACTGTCCCTCTTCCGGCCTCCTCTTCTGGGGCGTCTCCCCGTCCGTGTCCCTCTCCGCTCTCGAATGCTACCGTGCAGTCGCCACTTCCCATTCTGTCCCCTACGGTGTCCCCCTCGCCGTCTCCCATCCCTTCCGTGGAACCTCTCACGTCTGCTGCTTCGCCCGGACCCCCGACCCTTTCCTCATCTTCTTCCTCGTCTTCTTCCTCATCTTcgttctcctcttcttcctcctcctcttccccctcgcCGCCGCCGCTCTCGGCAGTGTCATCCGTTGTTTCCTCTGGGGATAATCTGGAAGCTTCTCTCCCCATGATAACTTTCAAGCAGGAGGAACTAGAGAATGAAGAGCTGAAGCCCAGGGAAGAGCCCCAGTCTGCAGTTGAGCAGGAGATTGTTCAGGAGACGTTCAACAAAAACTT
This Lynx canadensis isolate LIC74 chromosome C1, mLynCan4.pri.v2, whole genome shotgun sequence DNA region includes the following protein-coding sequences:
- the PRDM2 gene encoding PR domain zinc finger protein 2 isoform X2, which produces MARMGGWPLQKGEQGSFLEPAVWSLNATEPVAAAESLAEVPEHVLRGLPEEVRLFPSAVDKTRIGVWATKPILKGKKFGPFVGDKKKRSQVKNNVYMWEVYYPNLGWMCIDATDPEKGNWLRYVNWACSGEEQNLFPLEINRAIYYKTLKPIAPGEELLVWYNGEDNPEIAAAIEEERASARSKRSSPKSRKGKKKSQESKNKANKAEDTPLKTNEPDSASANMRDSAEGPKEDEKPSASTAEQTAVLQEAVSQDVLPEPVVSPTACAPHAEPEEKPEAANCEANDLEEEEEEEEDEDDELEEEGEEEADTPNESSVKEPEIRCDEKPEDLLEEPKNVSKDALEGSPGLTPVSRTPKTKEEANGDMFETFMFPCQHCERKFTTKQGLERHMHIHISTVNHAFKCKYCGKAFGTQINRRRHERRHEAGLKRKPGLTLQPSEDPADGRSSGDSVAPKDDSTPSGLGQDSLLLRSEKAPQENVGSSVAEENGEVKELHPCKYCKKVFGTHTNMRRHQRRVHERHLIPKGVRRKGGLLEEPHPPAEQAPPAQSVYVPSTEPEEDGEADDVYIMDISSNISENLNFYIDGKIQTSSSTSNCDVIEMESGSADLYGINCLLTPVTVEITQNVKATQAPVADDLPKEPSSGTNSESKKRRTASPPVLPKIKAETESEPSVPACSLLPLSISTSEAVSFHKEKSVYLSSKLKQLLQTKDKLTPPAGISATEIPKLGPVCVSAPASMLPVTSSRFKRRTSSPPSSPQHSPALRDFGKQSDGKAVWTDAVLGSKKPKLESHSNSPAWSLSGREERETVSPPGFDEYKVSKEWAAGPTFSNVCNQQPLDLSSGVKQKAEGTGKTPVHWESVLDLSVHKKPCSDSEGKESKENHLVQPACSVIKKKKPTTRMLQKVLLNEYNGVDLPAENAADVTRSPSPCQSLDPQPDSGLGPDAGLSAPVVESPPDVSPSSPALQTSSLSAGQLPPLLIPTHPSSPPACPPVLTVATPPPPLLPTVPLPASSSGASPRPCPSPLSNATVQSPLPILSPTVSPSPSPIPSVEPLTSAASPGPPTLSSSSSSSSSSSSFSSSSSSSSPSPPPLSAVSSVVSSGDNLEASLPMITFKQEELENEELKPREEPQSAVEQEIVQETFNKNFVCNVCESPFLSIKDLTKHLSIHAEEWPFKCEFCVQLFKAKTDLSEHRFLLHGVGNIFVCSVCKKEFAFLCNLQQHQRDLHPDKVCTHHEFESGTLRPQNFTDPSKAHVEHMQSLPEDPLETSKEEEELNDSSEELYTTIKIMASGIKTKDPDVRLGLNQHYPSFKPPPFQYHHRNPMGIGVTATNFTTHNIPQTFTTAIRCTKCGKGVDNMPELHKHILACASASDKKRYTPKKNPVPLKQTVQPKNGVVVFDNSGKNAFRRMGQPKRLNFSVELSKMSSNKLKLNALKKKNQLVQKAILQKNKSAKQKADLKTASECSSHICPYCHREFTYIGSLNKHAAFSCPKKPLSPSKKKAAHSSKKGGHPSPASNDKNNSGHRRRTADAEIKMQSVQAPLGKTRARSSGPAQVPLPSSAFRSKQNVKFTASVKSKKPSSSLRNSSPIRMAKITHGEGKKPKAVAKNHSAQLASKTSRSLHVRVQKSKAVLQSKSALASKKRTDRFNVKSRERSGGPVTRSLQLAAAAEPGDSRREDGGGKQELKDFSYSLRLASRCPPPAAPYITRQCRNVKATAAAQFQGPLFKE
- the PRDM2 gene encoding PR domain zinc finger protein 2 isoform X5, which gives rise to MCIDATDPEKGNWLRYVNWACSGEEQNLFPLEINRAIYYKTLKPIAPGEELLVWYNGEDNPEIAAAIEEERASARSKRSSPKSRKGKKKSQESKNKANKAEDTPLKTNEPDSASANMRDSAEGKLRSWTCSGPKEDEKPSASTAEQTAVLQEAVSQDVLPEPVVSPTACAPHAEPEEKPEAANCEANDLEEEEEEEEDEDDELEEEGEEEADTPNESSVKEPEIRCDEKPEDLLEEPKNVSKDALEGSPGLTPVSRTPKTKEEANGDMFETFMFPCQHCERKFTTKQGLERHMHIHISTVNHAFKCKYCGKAFGTQINRRRHERRHEAGLKRKPGLTLQPSEDPADGRSSGDSVAPKDDSTPSGLGQDSLLLRSEKAPQENVGSSVAEENGEVKELHPCKYCKKVFGTHTNMRRHQRRVHERHLIPKGVRRKGGLLEEPHPPAEQAPPAQSVYVPSTEPEEDGEADDVYIMDISSNISENLNFYIDGKIQTSSSTSNCDVIEMESGSADLYGINCLLTPVTVEITQNVKATQAPVADDLPKEPSSGTNSESKKRRTASPPVLPKIKAETESEPSVPACSLLPLSISTSEAVSFHKEKSVYLSSKLKQLLQTKDKLTPPAGISATEIPKLGPVCVSAPASMLPVTSSRFKRRTSSPPSSPQHSPALRDFGKQSDGKAVWTDAVLGSKKPKLESHSNSPAWSLSGREERETVSPPGFDEYKVSKEWAAGPTFSNVCNQQPLDLSSGVKQKAEGTGKTPVHWESVLDLSVHKKPCSDSEGKESKENHLVQPACSVIKKKKPTTRMLQKVLLNEYNGVDLPAENAADVTRSPSPCQSLDPQPDSGLGPDAGLSAPVVESPPDVSPSSPALQTSSLSAGQLPPLLIPTHPSSPPACPPVLTVATPPPPLLPTVPLPASSSGASPRPCPSPLSNATVQSPLPILSPTVSPSPSPIPSVEPLTSAASPGPPTLSSSSSSSSSSSSFSSSSSSSSPSPPPLSAVSSVVSSGDNLEASLPMITFKQEELENEELKPREEPQSAVEQEIVQETFNKNFVCNVCESPFLSIKDLTKHLSIHAEEWPFKCEFCVQLFKAKTDLSEHRFLLHGVGNIFVCSVCKKEFAFLCNLQQHQRDLHPDKVCTHHEFESGTLRPQNFTDPSKAHVEHMQSLPEDPLETSKEEEELNDSSEELYTTIKIMASGIKTKDPDVRLGLNQHYPSFKPPPFQYHHRNPMGIGVTATNFTTHNIPQTFTTAIRCTKCGKGVDNMPELHKHILACASASDKKRYTPKKNPVPLKQTVQPKNGVVVFDNSGKNAFRRMGQPKRLNFSVELSKMSSNKLKLNALKKKNQLVQKAILQKNKSAKQKADLKTASECSSHICPYCHREFTYIGSLNKHAAFSCPKKPLSPSKKKAAHSSKKGGHPSPASNDKNNSGHRRRTADAEIKMQSVQAPLGKTRARSSGPAQVPLPSSAFRSKQNVKFTASVKSKKPSSSLRNSSPIRMAKITHGEGKKPKAVAKNHSAQLASKTSRSLHVRVQKSKAVLQSKSALASKKRTDRFNVKSRERSGGPVTRSLQLAAAAEPGDSRREDGGGKQELKDFSYSLRLASRCPPPAAPYITRQCRNVKATAAAQFQGPLFKE
- the PRDM2 gene encoding PR domain zinc finger protein 2 isoform X6 produces the protein MRDSAEGKLRSWTCSGPKEDEKPSASTAEQTAVLQEAVSQDVLPEPVVSPTACAPHAEPEEKPEAANCEANDLEEEEEEEEDEDDELEEEGEEEADTPNESSVKEPEIRCDEKPEDLLEEPKNVSKDALEGSPGLTPVSRTPKTKEEANGDMFETFMFPCQHCERKFTTKQGLERHMHIHISTVNHAFKCKYCGKAFGTQINRRRHERRHEAGLKRKPGLTLQPSEDPADGRSSGDSVAPKDDSTPSGLGQDSLLLRSEKAPQENVGSSVAEENGEVKELHPCKYCKKVFGTHTNMRRHQRRVHERHLIPKGVRRKGGLLEEPHPPAEQAPPAQSVYVPSTEPEEDGEADDVYIMDISSNISENLNFYIDGKIQTSSSTSNCDVIEMESGSADLYGINCLLTPVTVEITQNVKATQAPVADDLPKEPSSGTNSESKKRRTASPPVLPKIKAETESEPSVPACSLLPLSISTSEAVSFHKEKSVYLSSKLKQLLQTKDKLTPPAGISATEIPKLGPVCVSAPASMLPVTSSRFKRRTSSPPSSPQHSPALRDFGKQSDGKAVWTDAVLGSKKPKLESHSNSPAWSLSGREERETVSPPGFDEYKVSKEWAAGPTFSNVCNQQPLDLSSGVKQKAEGTGKTPVHWESVLDLSVHKKPCSDSEGKESKENHLVQPACSVIKKKKPTTRMLQKVLLNEYNGVDLPAENAADVTRSPSPCQSLDPQPDSGLGPDAGLSAPVVESPPDVSPSSPALQTSSLSAGQLPPLLIPTHPSSPPACPPVLTVATPPPPLLPTVPLPASSSGASPRPCPSPLSNATVQSPLPILSPTVSPSPSPIPSVEPLTSAASPGPPTLSSSSSSSSSSSSFSSSSSSSSPSPPPLSAVSSVVSSGDNLEASLPMITFKQEELENEELKPREEPQSAVEQEIVQETFNKNFVCNVCESPFLSIKDLTKHLSIHAEEWPFKCEFCVQLFKAKTDLSEHRFLLHGVGNIFVCSVCKKEFAFLCNLQQHQRDLHPDKVCTHHEFESGTLRPQNFTDPSKAHVEHMQSLPEDPLETSKEEEELNDSSEELYTTIKIMASGIKTKDPDVRLGLNQHYPSFKPPPFQYHHRNPMGIGVTATNFTTHNIPQTFTTAIRCTKCGKGVDNMPELHKHILACASASDKKRYTPKKNPVPLKQTVQPKNGVVVFDNSGKNAFRRMGQPKRLNFSVELSKMSSNKLKLNALKKKNQLVQKAILQKNKSAKQKADLKTASECSSHICPYCHREFTYIGSLNKHAAFSCPKKPLSPSKKKAAHSSKKGGHPSPASNDKNNSGHRRRTADAEIKMQSVQAPLGKTRARSSGPAQVPLPSSAFRSKQNVKFTASVKSKKPSSSLRNSSPIRMAKITHGEGKKPKAVAKNHSAQLASKTSRSLHVRVQKSKAVLQSKSALASKKRTDRFNVKSRERSGGPVTRSLQLAAAAEPGDSRREDGGGKQELKDFSYSLRLASRCPPPAAPYITRQCRNVKATAAAQFQGPLFKE
- the PRDM2 gene encoding PR domain zinc finger protein 2 isoform X3 translates to MNQNATEPVAAAESLAEVPEHVLRGLPEEVRLFPSAVDKTRIGVWATKPILKGKKFGPFVGDKKKRSQVKNNVYMWEVYYPNLGWMCIDATDPEKGNWLRYVNWACSGEEQNLFPLEINRAIYYKTLKPIAPGEELLVWYNGEDNPEIAAAIEEERASARSKRSSPKSRKGKKKSQESKNKANKAEDTPLKTNEPDSASANMRDSAEGKLRSWTCSGPKEDEKPSASTAEQTAVLQEAVSQDVLPEPVVSPTACAPHAEPEEKPEAANCEANDLEEEEEEEEDEDDELEEEGEEEADTPNESSVKEPEIRCDEKPEDLLEEPKNVSKDALEGSPGLTPVSRTPKTKEEANGDMFETFMFPCQHCERKFTTKQGLERHMHIHISTVNHAFKCKYCGKAFGTQINRRRHERRHEAGLKRKPGLTLQPSEDPADGRSSGDSVAPKDDSTPSGLGQDSLLLRSEKAPQENVGSSVAEENGEVKELHPCKYCKKVFGTHTNMRRHQRRVHERHLIPKGVRRKGGLLEEPHPPAEQAPPAQSVYVPSTEPEEDGEADDVYIMDISSNISENLNFYIDGKIQTSSSTSNCDVIEMESGSADLYGINCLLTPVTVEITQNVKATQAPVADDLPKEPSSGTNSESKKRRTASPPVLPKIKAETESEPSVPACSLLPLSISTSEAVSFHKEKSVYLSSKLKQLLQTKDKLTPPAGISATEIPKLGPVCVSAPASMLPVTSSRFKRRTSSPPSSPQHSPALRDFGKQSDGKAVWTDAVLGSKKPKLESHSNSPAWSLSGREERETVSPPGFDEYKVSKEWAAGPTFSNVCNQQPLDLSSGVKQKAEGTGKTPVHWESVLDLSVHKKPCSDSEGKESKENHLVQPACSVIKKKKPTTRMLQKVLLNEYNGVDLPAENAADVTRSPSPCQSLDPQPDSGLGPDAGLSAPVVESPPDVSPSSPALQTSSLSAGQLPPLLIPTHPSSPPACPPVLTVATPPPPLLPTVPLPASSSGASPRPCPSPLSNATVQSPLPILSPTVSPSPSPIPSVEPLTSAASPGPPTLSSSSSSSSSSSSFSSSSSSSSPSPPPLSAVSSVVSSGDNLEASLPMITFKQEELENEELKPREEPQSAVEQEIVQETFNKNFVCNVCESPFLSIKDLTKHLSIHAEEWPFKCEFCVQLFKAKTDLSEHRFLLHGVGNIFVCSVCKKEFAFLCNLQQHQRDLHPDKVCTHHEFESGTLRPQNFTDPSKAHVEHMQSLPEDPLETSKEEEELNDSSEELYTTIKIMASGIKTKDPDVRLGLNQHYPSFKPPPFQYHHRNPMGIGVTATNFTTHNIPQTFTTAIRCTKCGKGVDNMPELHKHILACASASDKKRYTPKKNPVPLKQTVQPKNGVVVFDNSGKNAFRRMGQPKRLNFSVELSKMSSNKLKLNALKKKNQLVQKAILQKNKSAKQKADLKTASECSSHICPYCHREFTYIGSLNKHAAFSCPKKPLSPSKKKAAHSSKKGGHPSPASNDKNNSGHRRRTADAEIKMQSVQAPLGKTRARSSGPAQVPLPSSAFRSKQNVKFTASVKSKKPSSSLRNSSPIRMAKITHGEGKKPKAVAKNHSAQLASKTSRSLHVRVQKSKAVLQSKSALASKKRTDRFNVKSRERSGGPVTRSLQLAAAAEPGDSRREDGGGKQELKDFSYSLRLASRCPPPAAPYITRQCRNVKATAAAQFQGPLFKE
- the PRDM2 gene encoding PR domain zinc finger protein 2 isoform X4; translation: MARMGGWPLQKGEQGSFLEPAVWSLNATEPVAAAESLAEVPEHVLRGLPEEVRLFPSAVDKTRIGVWATKPILKGKKFGPFVGDKKKRSQVKNNVYMWEVYYPNLGWMCIDATDPEKGNWLRYVNWACSGEEQNLFPLEINRAIYYKTLKPIAPGEELLVWYNGEDNPEIAAAIEEERASARSKRSSPKSRKGKKKSQESKNKANKAEDTPLKTNEPDSASANMRDSAEGKLRSWTCSGPKEDEKPSASTAEQTAVLQEAVSQDVLPEPVVSPTACAPHAEPEEKPEAANCEANDLEEEEEEEEDEDDELEEEGEEEADTPNESSVKEPEIRCDEKPEDLLEEPKNVSKDALEGSPGLTPVSRTPKTKEEANGDMFETFMFPCQHCERKFTTKQGLERHMHIHISTVNHAFKCKYCGKAFGTQINRRRHERRHEAGLKRKPGLTLQPSEDPADGRSSGDSVAPKDDSTPSGLGQDSLLLRSEKAPQENVGSSVAEENGEVKELHPCKYCKKVFGTHTNMRRHQRRVHERHLIPKGVRRKGGLLEEPHPPAEQAPPAQSVYVPSTEPEEDGEADDVYIMDISSNISENLNFYIDGKIQTSSSTSNCDVIEMESGSADLYGINCLLTPVTVEITQNVKATQAPVADDLPKEPSSGTNSESKKRRTASPPVLPKIKAETESEPSVPACSLLPLSISTSEAVSFHKEKSVYLSSKLKQLLQTKDKLTPPAGISATEIPKLGPVCVSAPASMLPVTSSRFKRRTSSPPSSPQHSPALRDFGKQSDGKAVWTDAVLGSKKPKLESHSNSPAWSLSGREERETVSPPGFDEYKVSKEWAAGPTFSNVCNQQPLDLSSGVKQKAEGTGKTPVHWESVLDLSVHKKPCSDSEGKESKENHLVQPACSVIKKKKPTTRMLQKVLLNEYNGVDLPAENAADVTRSPSPCQSLDPQPDSGLGPDAGLSAPVVESPPDVSPSSPALQTSSLSAGQLPPLLIPTHPSSPPACPPVLTVATPPPPLLPTVPLPASSSGASPRPCPSPLSNATVQSPLPILSPTVSPSPSPIPSVEPLTSAASPGPPTLSSSSSSSSSSSSFSSSSSSSSPSPPPLSAVSSVVSSGDNLEASLPMITFKQEELENEELKPREEPQSAVEQEIVQETFNKNFVCNVCESPFLSIKDLTKHLSIHAEEWPFKCEFCVQLFKAKTDLSEHRFLLHGVGNIFVCSVCKKEFAFLCNLQQHQRDLHPDKVCTHHEFESGTLRPQNFTDPSKAHVEHMQSLPEDPLETSKEEEELNDSSEELYTTIKIMASGIKTKDPDVRLGLNQHYPSFKPPPFQYHHRNPMGIGVTATNFTTHNIPQTFTTAIRCTKCGKGVDNMPELHKHILACASASDKKRYTPKKNPVPLKQTVQPKNGVVVFDNSGKNAFRRMGQPKRLNFSVELSKMSSNKLKLNALKKKNQLVQKAILQKNKSAKQKADLKTASECSSHICPYCHREFTYIGSLNKHAAFSCPKKPLSPSKKKAAHSSKKGGHPSPASNDKNNSGHRRRTADAEIKMQSVQAPLGKTRARSSGPAQVPLPSSAFRSKQNVKFTASVKSKKPSSSLRNSSPIRMAKITHGEGKKPKAVAKNHSAQLASKTSRSLHVRVQKSKAVLQSKSALASKKRTDRFNVKSRERSGGPVTRSLQLAAAAEPGDSRREDGGGKQELKDFS
- the PRDM2 gene encoding PR domain zinc finger protein 2 isoform X1; translation: MARMGGWPLQKGEQGSFLEPAVWSLNATEPVAAAESLAEVPEHVLRGLPEEVRLFPSAVDKTRIGVWATKPILKGKKFGPFVGDKKKRSQVKNNVYMWEVYYPNLGWMCIDATDPEKGNWLRYVNWACSGEEQNLFPLEINRAIYYKTLKPIAPGEELLVWYNGEDNPEIAAAIEEERASARSKRSSPKSRKGKKKSQESKNKANKAEDTPLKTNEPDSASANMRDSAEGKLRSWTCSGPKEDEKPSASTAEQTAVLQEAVSQDVLPEPVVSPTACAPHAEPEEKPEAANCEANDLEEEEEEEEDEDDELEEEGEEEADTPNESSVKEPEIRCDEKPEDLLEEPKNVSKDALEGSPGLTPVSRTPKTKEEANGDMFETFMFPCQHCERKFTTKQGLERHMHIHISTVNHAFKCKYCGKAFGTQINRRRHERRHEAGLKRKPGLTLQPSEDPADGRSSGDSVAPKDDSTPSGLGQDSLLLRSEKAPQENVGSSVAEENGEVKELHPCKYCKKVFGTHTNMRRHQRRVHERHLIPKGVRRKGGLLEEPHPPAEQAPPAQSVYVPSTEPEEDGEADDVYIMDISSNISENLNFYIDGKIQTSSSTSNCDVIEMESGSADLYGINCLLTPVTVEITQNVKATQAPVADDLPKEPSSGTNSESKKRRTASPPVLPKIKAETESEPSVPACSLLPLSISTSEAVSFHKEKSVYLSSKLKQLLQTKDKLTPPAGISATEIPKLGPVCVSAPASMLPVTSSRFKRRTSSPPSSPQHSPALRDFGKQSDGKAVWTDAVLGSKKPKLESHSNSPAWSLSGREERETVSPPGFDEYKVSKEWAAGPTFSNVCNQQPLDLSSGVKQKAEGTGKTPVHWESVLDLSVHKKPCSDSEGKESKENHLVQPACSVIKKKKPTTRMLQKVLLNEYNGVDLPAENAADVTRSPSPCQSLDPQPDSGLGPDAGLSAPVVESPPDVSPSSPALQTSSLSAGQLPPLLIPTHPSSPPACPPVLTVATPPPPLLPTVPLPASSSGASPRPCPSPLSNATVQSPLPILSPTVSPSPSPIPSVEPLTSAASPGPPTLSSSSSSSSSSSSFSSSSSSSSPSPPPLSAVSSVVSSGDNLEASLPMITFKQEELENEELKPREEPQSAVEQEIVQETFNKNFVCNVCESPFLSIKDLTKHLSIHAEEWPFKCEFCVQLFKAKTDLSEHRFLLHGVGNIFVCSVCKKEFAFLCNLQQHQRDLHPDKVCTHHEFESGTLRPQNFTDPSKAHVEHMQSLPEDPLETSKEEEELNDSSEELYTTIKIMASGIKTKDPDVRLGLNQHYPSFKPPPFQYHHRNPMGIGVTATNFTTHNIPQTFTTAIRCTKCGKGVDNMPELHKHILACASASDKKRYTPKKNPVPLKQTVQPKNGVVVFDNSGKNAFRRMGQPKRLNFSVELSKMSSNKLKLNALKKKNQLVQKAILQKNKSAKQKADLKTASECSSHICPYCHREFTYIGSLNKHAAFSCPKKPLSPSKKKAAHSSKKGGHPSPASNDKNNSGHRRRTADAEIKMQSVQAPLGKTRARSSGPAQVPLPSSAFRSKQNVKFTASVKSKKPSSSLRNSSPIRMAKITHGEGKKPKAVAKNHSAQLASKTSRSLHVRVQKSKAVLQSKSALASKKRTDRFNVKSRERSGGPVTRSLQLAAAAEPGDSRREDGGGKQELKDFSYSLRLASRCPPPAAPYITRQCRNVKATAAAQFQGPLFKE